The following coding sequences are from one Eucalyptus grandis isolate ANBG69807.140 chromosome 11, ASM1654582v1, whole genome shotgun sequence window:
- the LOC104422072 gene encoding probable 2,3-bisphosphoglycerate-independent phosphoglycerate mutase: protein MASIEHPKRRVAFVLIDGVGDVSLPRFGYKTPLQAAKAPYLDAIASAGVNGLMDPVEVGLGCGSDTAHLSLLGYDPRVYYRGRGAFESMGAGLAMSPGDIAFKSNFATLDEKTGIVISRRADRHFEEEGPILCAALDGMKLPSFPEYEVRVKYATEHRCGVVVKGPRLSGNISGTDPLKDNRLLLQVKPLDETEEARHTAAVVNELSKEISRILVSHPLNAKRAAEGKNIANVVLLRGCGIRIEVLPFVKKHGLWPCMVAPTKIIAGLGLSLDIDILQAPGATGDYRTLLTSKVSAIASALSAPMHACPKVFVPGEDVDKPGRPSGYDFGFLHIKAIDDAGHDKASVFKLKGLESVDRAIGQLAKLLWQAESTGKFQYALCVTGDHSTPVEYGDHSFEPVPFAICWLKDLVGAVGGDSVLAETSLDPFPLPTVKSGEDSEEDVVMQKEGGTNQLRAFNGDSVYEFDEIAAARGCLGRFPGGEMMGIVKSFLTLNA, encoded by the exons ATGGCAAGCATTGAGCATCCCAAGAGAAGAGTGGCATTCGTGCTGATTGATGGTGTGGGCGATGTGTCTTTGCCAAGGTTTGGGTACAAGACTCCTCTCCAAGCAGCTAAAGCGCCTTATTTGGATGCTATTGCATCCGCTGGTGTGAATGGGCTCATGGATCCTGTTGAAGTAGGATTGGGTTGTGGAAGTGATACCGCTCATCTTTCCTTGTTGGGTTATGACCCAAGAGTGTATTACCGAGGCCGTGGCGCATTCGAGTCCATGGGTGCGGGATTAGCGATGTCACCGGGTGATATTGCATTTAAG TCGAATTTTGCAACCTTGGATGAGAAAACTGGAATAGTCATCAGTAGGAGGGCTGACAgacattttgaagaagaagggCCCATTCTTTGTGCTGCACTGGATGGGATGAAGCTCCCATCTTTTCCCGAGTATGAAGTCAGAGTCAA GTATGCAACTGAACACAGGTGTGGGGTGGTTGTAAAGGGTCCAAGGTTAAGTGGAAATATATCTGGGACTGATCCATTGAAGGACAATCGCTTACTTTTGCAAGTTAAGCCTTTAGATGAAACTGAAGAAGCAAGGCATACTGCTGCTGTTGTTAATGAGTTATCCAAGGAAATTTCTCGAATTCTAGTTTCTCATCCATTGAATGCAAAAAGAGCGGCAGAAGGGAAAAACATTGCAAATGTTGTCCTGCTTAGAGGTTGTGGGATAAGAATTGAG GTTCTTCCATTTGTTAAGAAACATGGTTTGTGGCCATGCATGGTAGCTCCCACAAAAATCATAGCTGGTCTAGGCCTATCACTTGATATTGATATCCTACAAGCTCCGGGAGCAACTGGAGATTATCGGACGCTTTTGACATCCAAAGTATCTGCAATAGCTAGTGCACTCTCAGCTCCTATGCATGCTTGTCCAAAAGTTTTCGTACCAGGGGAGGACGTGGACAAACCAGGTCGACCGAGTGGCTATGATTTTGGTTTCCTCCATATTAAG GCTATAGATGATGCTGGCCATGACAAGGCAAGCGTTTTCAAATTAAAGGGATTGGAATCTGTGGACCGAGCTATTGGGCAACTAGCCAAACTACTTTGGCAAGCGGAATCAACTGGGAAATTTCAGTACGCTCTTTGCGTGACTGGGGATCACTCTACACCAGTCGAATATGGAGATCACAGCTTTGAACCTGTTCCATTTGCGATATGTTGGTTGAAGGACCTTGTCGGTGCTGTAGGTGGTGACTCAGTTCTTGCCGAAACTTCTCTTGATCCCTTTCCCCTTCCTACCGTTAAGAGTGGAGAAGACTCGGAAGAAGATGTGGTTATGCAAAAAGAGGGAGGGACCAATCAATTACGAGCCTTTAACGGTGACTCTGTCTACGAGTTTGATGAGATTGCGGCGGCTAGGGGATGTCTTGGGCGTTTTCCAGGAGGAGAGATGATGGGGATAGTGAAGTCATTTCTGACACTGAATGCTTAA
- the LOC120289312 gene encoding (-)-germacrene D synthase-like, protein MSLETSANRPLPAKENSQMVERRSVDYHPSLWEDYLAKYSSPSNSMDDGHDQQAEQEIQKLKDEVKRMLCAHADKPSLKLDMIDQIQRLGIAYHFASEIDNVLKKLSQTYFVSNNGNYDNDDLYTVAFLFRLLRQQGCRISCDIFNKFKDTSGKFTEKHASDVRGLLSLYEASHLSVHGEDVLDQALSFSLKHLESIDKEQLSPPLAAQVQHALKQTIRRGVPRLEARRYISMYEAEPLHNKVLLSLAKLDFNHLQKQHQEELFDLARWWMGLDFKSKLPFARDRLVEGYFWILGVHFEPELAPVRRMMTKVIAMTSVLDDIYDVYGTYEELELFTRAVQRWDIDCINELPEYMQVFYKALIDVYVEIGEKLACTGRSYGLDYAKEAMKRQARSYFAEAKWLHQQHKPTMDEYMSVALVSSGYPLLAITSFVGMQDIVTKDDLDWLFNDPKILKASTVICRLMDDLATHKFEQGREHADSAVQCYMKQYNVTEQEAENDLRKQVDDAWKDLNEECLCPTAVAKPLLMGILNLTRVMDVLYKDGGDHYTNPHIMLKDYIRSVLMDPVQTF, encoded by the exons ATGTCCCTAGAAACCTCAGCAAATCGACCTCTTCCTGCTAAAGAAAACAGCCAGATGGTTGAACGCCGGTCGGTAGATTATCATCCGAGCTTGTGGGAGGATTACCTCGCCAAATATTCTTCTCCCTCCAACTCAATG GATGATGGCCATGATCAGCAGGCGGAACAAGAAATCCAGAAGCTGAAGGACGAGGTGAAGAGGATGCTATGCGCTCATGCGGACAAGCCGTCCCTGAAACTGGATATGATTGATCAAATACAACGCTTAGGCATTGCGTACCACTTCGCAAGCGAGATTGATAATGTGCTGAAAAAACTTAGCCAGACCTATTTTGTTAGTAATAATGGAAATTATGATAATGACGACCTCTACACAGTCGCTTTCCTCTTCCGTTTATTGCGACAACAAGGTTGCCGTATTTCATGCG ATATCTTCAACAAGTTCAAGGACACCAGCGGAAAGTTCACTGAAAAACACGCAAGTGACGTACGTGGATTACTAAGTTTGTATGAAGCTAGCCATTTGAGTGTGCATGGGGAAGATGTTCTCGATCAAGCGCTTTCTTTCAGTTTAAAGCATCTGGAATCCATTGACAAGGAGCAACTGAGCCCTCCTCTCGCAGCACAAGTCCAACATGCCTTAAAGCAAACAATTCGTCGAGGGGTGCCGAGGCTCGAGGCAAGACGATACATCTCCATGTATGAAGCGGAGCCTTTGCATAATAAAGTGTTACTATCACTTGCCAAGTTGGATTTCAACCACTTGCAAAAGCAACACCAGGAGGAGTTATTTGATCTTGCAAG GTGGTGGATGGGTTTGGACTTCAAGAGCAAGTTACCATTTGCAAGAGATAGGCTCGTGGAAGGATATTTCTGGATTTTGGGAGTTCATTTTGAGCCCGAATTAGCGCCTGTCAGAAGAATGATGACCAAAGTGATTGCAATGACTTCAGTTCTTGATGACATATATGATGTCTATGGCACCTATGAAGAGCTAGAGCTCTTTACTCGAGCTGTTCAAAG GTGGGACATTGATTGCATAAATGAACTTCCAGAGTACATGCAAGTGTTCTACAAAGCACTTATCGATGTCTACGTTGAAATTGGAGAAAAGCTAGCTTGCACTGGAAGATCGTATGGCCTCGACTATGCGAAAGAGGCA ATGAAAAGGCAAGCGAGATCCTACTTTGCTGAAGCAAAATGGCTGCACCAACAACACAAGCCCACAATGGATGAGTACATGTCCGTCGCATTAGTATCGAGTGGTTACCCCTTGTTAGCGATCACGTCCTTTGTTGGAATGCAAGATATTGTAACAAAAGACGATTTAGATTGGCTGTTCAACGACCCAAAGATACTCAAGGCTTCAACAGTTATTTGCAGGCTCATGGATGATTTGGCCACTCATAAG TTTGAGCAAGGAAGAGAACATGCGGACTCAGCTGTGCAATGTTACATGAAGCAATACAATGTCACGGAACAAGAAGCGGAGAATGACCTTCGCAAGCAAGTTGATGATGCGTGGAAGGACCTGAATGAGGAGTGTCTTTGCCCGACTGCTGTCGCCAAGCCGCTTCTCATGGGAATTCTCAACCTTACACGAGTCATGGATGTGCTGTACAAGGATGGAGGAGATCATTATACCAATCCTCATATTATGCTGAAAGATTACATACGCTCGGTGCTCATGGATCCAGTCCAAACGTTTTGA